In the Gemmatimonadota bacterium genome, one interval contains:
- the hemH gene encoding ferrochelatase produces the protein MNIRRNEKTVGVLLMAYGSPDSLDDMAAYLSDIRGGRPMSPEFVAEFRSRYAQIGGKSPLNERTFEQAGHVEAVLKKRGRSVKAYTGMRHWKPRIVEAVAKMQGDGVEKAVGIVMAPHYSQMSIGLYQQKVEDAQREVGSAIDFVYVNSWCDQPRLIEAQAAKVGAGLEKFPEDARRKAKVVFSAHSLPARLLKMGDPYDDELKRNAQAIVDRLGPVDWMFSYQSAAHTGEPWLGPQIEDVIPALASGNYRDVLVSPIGFVCDHVEVLYDIDIGCQEIAQECGIRLARTEMMNSDPVFIEAIADAVEEVI, from the coding sequence ATGAATATACGGCGCAATGAGAAGACAGTAGGCGTGCTTTTAATGGCTTATGGCAGCCCCGATTCGCTGGATGATATGGCGGCTTATTTGAGTGATATTCGGGGTGGGAGGCCGATGTCGCCAGAGTTTGTGGCGGAGTTTCGCAGTCGCTACGCGCAGATCGGTGGCAAGTCGCCGCTGAATGAACGCACGTTTGAGCAGGCAGGGCATGTTGAGGCGGTGTTGAAGAAGCGCGGGCGGAGTGTGAAGGCATATACGGGGATGCGTCACTGGAAGCCGCGGATTGTGGAGGCGGTGGCCAAGATGCAGGGGGATGGTGTTGAAAAGGCTGTGGGTATTGTGATGGCGCCGCATTATTCTCAGATGAGTATTGGGCTGTATCAGCAGAAGGTCGAGGATGCACAAAGAGAAGTGGGTAGTGCTATTGATTTTGTCTATGTCAATTCGTGGTGCGATCAGCCCCGGTTGATTGAGGCGCAGGCGGCAAAGGTGGGGGCGGGGTTGGAGAAGTTTCCGGAGGATGCGAGGCGGAAGGCAAAGGTGGTTTTTTCAGCGCATAGCTTGCCGGCGCGGTTGTTGAAGATGGGCGATCCCTATGACGATGAATTAAAGCGCAATGCCCAGGCGATTGTCGATCGATTGGGTCCAGTGGATTGGATGTTTTCATATCAGAGTGCCGCACATACGGGCGAGCCCTGGTTGGGTCCGCAGATTGAAGATGTGATTCCGGCACTGGCTTCTGGCAATTATCGCGATGTTCTGGTCTCGCCTATTGGTTTTGTGTGCGATCACGTCGAGGTGCTTTACGATATTGATATCGGTTGCCAGGAGATTGCGCAAGAATGCGGGATTCGCCTGGCGCGCACAGAGATGATGAATAGCGATCCCGTGTTTATCGAGGCGATTGCCGATGCCGTGGAAGAGGTGATTTGA
- the hemG gene encoding protoporphyrinogen oxidase: MHITIIGGGIAGLATAFYLEKRAREQDRDVQYALLERSDRWGGMIATESVDGFLIEGGPDLLLTQKPAGIQLCKDLGLADRLISTNNDRQRTFLVRDGKLVAFPEDFSLVPARFWSLVTSPLYSFSGKVRMGLEVFVPRRRDEGDESLASFIRRRLGEEAVNIGGAMLAGIHSADAERLSMQCAFPMYVAMEQRYGSLIKGVRAMRKTRASTGTAMFQTLVGGMGELADALVTGLDGDLRRGVAVGAVRKVDGGFEVVAGEEVMGTDAVVMATPAYVTADLVTDFAPDLSLLLRDIRYVSTATVSLAYRKRDVEGQHDFEGFGFLSPKHEGRRITACTWVSTKLDFRAPDDGVLVRTFVGGAGQEDLVDLDDEALIALSREELEDLMGLTGDPLFARIFRWRRGRPQFDVGHLERVAEMEGLAAQVGGLFLTGSAYRGSAIPDCIVQAMDTVDRIL; the protein is encoded by the coding sequence ATGCATATAACTATTATTGGCGGTGGCATAGCGGGTCTTGCGACCGCTTTTTATTTGGAAAAAAGAGCGCGAGAACAGGATCGGGATGTCCAGTATGCCTTGCTGGAGCGCAGCGACCGATGGGGTGGGATGATTGCGACGGAGTCGGTGGATGGTTTTTTGATTGAGGGCGGTCCGGATTTGCTGCTGACGCAAAAGCCCGCGGGTATCCAATTGTGTAAGGATCTGGGGCTGGCGGATCGGCTGATTTCGACGAATAATGATCGGCAGCGGACGTTTTTGGTGCGGGATGGGAAGCTGGTGGCTTTTCCGGAGGATTTTTCTCTGGTGCCCGCGAGGTTTTGGTCTCTGGTGACGTCACCGCTGTATTCGTTTTCTGGGAAGGTGAGGATGGGGCTGGAGGTGTTTGTGCCGCGGCGGAGAGACGAGGGCGATGAGAGTCTGGCGAGTTTTATTCGGCGACGATTGGGCGAGGAGGCTGTGAATATTGGCGGGGCGATGCTGGCGGGTATCCACAGTGCAGATGCAGAGCGTTTGAGTATGCAGTGCGCGTTTCCGATGTATGTGGCGATGGAGCAGCGCTATGGGAGTTTGATCAAGGGCGTGCGGGCGATGAGGAAGACGCGCGCATCCACGGGGACTGCGATGTTTCAAACGCTGGTCGGTGGGATGGGTGAGTTGGCTGATGCTCTGGTTACGGGTTTGGATGGGGATTTGCGCCGGGGTGTTGCGGTTGGGGCTGTGCGAAAGGTGGATGGTGGATTTGAGGTGGTCGCAGGTGAGGAGGTGATGGGGACAGATGCCGTGGTGATGGCGACGCCGGCTTATGTGACGGCTGATCTGGTGACGGATTTTGCGCCGGATTTGAGTCTTTTGTTGCGCGATATTCGCTATGTTTCAACGGCGACGGTTTCTCTGGCGTATCGTAAGAGAGATGTTGAGGGACAACACGATTTTGAGGGGTTTGGTTTTTTGTCGCCGAAACACGAGGGGCGGCGGATTACGGCGTGTACATGGGTTTCGACTAAGCTGGATTTTCGCGCGCCGGACGATGGGGTTCTGGTGCGTACATTTGTGGGGGGAGCAGGGCAGGAAGATCTGGTGGATCTGGATGATGAGGCGCTGATTGCACTGTCGCGCGAGGAGTTAGAAGATTTGATGGGGTTGACGGGTGATCCTCTGTTTGCGCGCATTTTTCGCTGGAGAAGAGGACGCCCCCAGTTCGATGTGGGGCATCTGGAGCGCGTGGCTGAGATGGAGGGTCTCGCCGCGCAGGTGGGTGGGTTGTTTTTGACGGGGAGTGCTTATCGCGGGTCGGCGATTCCCGATTGTATTGTGCAGGCGATGGATACGGTAGATCGGATTCTATGA
- a CDS encoding ABC-2 family transporter protein, producing MVATRSLDDKGWVLVGGSALRLLRVVFLLSLWRMLLPETGEVSGMTRNAVLTYTLIAEVFAGQISVRTGLDGALWRGDIANRFLRPVGIYGQFMAEMFGSGLPNLILFSLPLFCLAPLLGVDPLPESAFAGVLFLCSLILGIAIGAAFDFIFASFMVLLEQHVYALTQIRDAVSVLLSGAIIPLALMPWGIGDVLTFLPFASLASAPLRIYTGTGDPVFLMGLQAFWAVVLWPVAHLLWNANRERLVSHGG from the coding sequence ATGGTTGCCACCCGTTCTCTGGATGACAAGGGGTGGGTTCTTGTCGGTGGCTCTGCTTTGCGCCTGTTGCGCGTGGTGTTCCTGCTTTCTCTGTGGCGGATGTTGTTGCCTGAGACAGGGGAGGTTTCTGGGATGACGCGCAATGCGGTGCTTACTTATACTCTGATTGCCGAGGTTTTTGCCGGGCAGATTTCTGTGCGTACAGGTCTGGATGGGGCGCTCTGGCGCGGGGATATTGCCAATCGCTTTTTGCGCCCGGTGGGTATTTACGGTCAGTTTATGGCGGAGATGTTTGGTTCGGGTTTGCCCAATCTCATTTTGTTTTCACTGCCGCTTTTTTGTCTGGCGCCCCTTCTGGGGGTCGATCCATTGCCGGAGAGCGCGTTTGCTGGGGTTTTGTTTTTGTGTAGTTTGATTTTGGGCATTGCTATCGGTGCGGCGTTTGATTTCATTTTTGCGAGTTTTATGGTTTTGCTGGAGCAACATGTCTATGCTTTGACACAGATTCGAGATGCGGTGAGTGTTTTGTTGTCGGGCGCGATTATTCCTCTTGCATTGATGCCCTGGGGTATTGGGGATGTTCTGACTTTTTTGCCTTTTGCTTCGCTGGCGTCCGCGCCGCTGCGCATTTATACGGGTACGGGTGATCCCGTTTTCCTCATGGGCCTTCAAGCTTTCTGGGCTGTTGTTCTCTGGCCCGTCGCTCATCTGCTCTGGAATGCCAATCGCGAACGTCTGGTTTCGCATGGGGGATAA
- a CDS encoding ABC-2 family transporter protein: MKTLTTLFARWRVQAYLDFMWMTRDFRFFFINIVSDIILNLAGVTAVFLLAERFEGIGLWSRDQIVFMLGYAALVRGFLDMGFSYNVLQISRRIGRGQMDHTLVQPQPVWMGLLTEGFMPFSGSWSLLTGIGIWSWAIFQIDAAFTLYWWLIFFCNLASSCAIVLSFSFVWGSLAFWAPVAAEEISSRAVNFMFQLKSFPLDGLSSYVLTSMLTVLPVGFVAWYPCRQLLGIAPSSLWHTPLVAMVLSLMAWILFKKGMQHYAQTGSQRYLGFGHRG, from the coding sequence GTGAAGACTTTGACAACACTCTTCGCCCGCTGGCGGGTGCAGGCTTATCTGGATTTTATGTGGATGACGCGGGATTTTCGGTTTTTTTTCATTAATATTGTCTCTGATATCATTCTTAATCTCGCGGGTGTCACAGCGGTTTTTCTGCTGGCTGAGCGGTTTGAAGGTATTGGCCTGTGGTCGCGCGATCAGATTGTTTTTATGCTGGGTTATGCCGCGCTTGTTCGCGGGTTTTTAGATATGGGGTTTAGCTATAATGTGCTCCAGATTAGCCGCCGCATTGGGCGCGGTCAGATGGATCATACGCTCGTGCAACCCCAGCCGGTGTGGATGGGGTTGTTGACCGAGGGGTTTATGCCGTTTTCCGGGTCGTGGTCTTTGCTGACGGGGATTGGTATTTGGTCCTGGGCTATTTTTCAGATTGATGCGGCGTTTACGCTGTACTGGTGGTTGATATTTTTTTGCAATCTCGCGTCTTCCTGCGCGATTGTGCTATCTTTTTCTTTTGTGTGGGGGAGTCTGGCTTTTTGGGCACCGGTTGCCGCGGAGGAGATTAGCAGTCGCGCGGTCAATTTTATGTTCCAGCTCAAGTCTTTTCCGCTGGATGGGCTGAGCAGCTATGTGCTTACGAGTATGCTTACTGTTTTGCCCGTGGGTTTTGTCGCGTGGTATCCCTGCCGCCAGTTGCTCGGTATTGCGCCGTCGAGCCTGTGGCATACGCCGCTTGTGGCAATGGTTTTGTCCCTCATGGCATGGATTTTATTTAAAAAAGGAATGCAGCATTATGCACAGACCGGGTCACAGCGCTACCTCGGTTTCGGACATCGCGGTTGA
- a CDS encoding ATP-binding cassette domain-containing protein, whose protein sequence is MHRPGHSATSVSDIAVELTEVDKIFYQRQRSEKVRDVFKNLFRPNIREIRALQKVNLEIRRGEIVAYAGPNGAGKSTTVKLLSSVLAPTSGTVRCLGMDPMKDRVRYVNRIGVVFGQRTELWWDQPVAASFEWKRVVWDIPRDRYDAMLDFVKDLLGIDAFFNSLARQLSLGQKMRADLALMLMHEPEILFLDEPTIGVDVLAKRNMLEFIKSLNREKGVTVMITSHDMDELEQLAGRIVMIDKGNIAFDGDFRELRGQFGDRRHLIIETADTSPPQLSGVQFVESEDNRHHFTFDAAQISIPTLLDEAAEQTTIRDVETHRAPIDDVIADMYEYWDGEGEEE, encoded by the coding sequence ATGCACAGACCGGGTCACAGCGCTACCTCGGTTTCGGACATCGCGGTTGAACTGACCGAGGTCGATAAAATTTTTTACCAGCGCCAGCGTTCGGAGAAGGTTCGGGATGTTTTCAAGAATTTGTTTCGGCCCAATATCCGGGAGATTCGCGCGTTGCAGAAGGTGAATCTCGAGATTCGCCGCGGCGAGATCGTGGCGTATGCAGGTCCCAATGGTGCGGGAAAATCCACGACTGTTAAGCTGCTTTCCAGTGTTCTTGCACCTACTTCTGGAACGGTTCGCTGTCTGGGTATGGATCCGATGAAGGATCGCGTTCGTTATGTCAATCGCATTGGCGTGGTTTTTGGTCAGCGGACAGAGTTGTGGTGGGACCAGCCCGTTGCGGCGAGTTTTGAGTGGAAGCGGGTGGTGTGGGATATTCCCCGGGACCGGTATGATGCTATGCTCGATTTTGTGAAGGATCTTCTGGGGATTGACGCGTTTTTCAATAGTCTCGCGCGTCAGCTCAGTTTGGGGCAAAAGATGCGGGCGGATCTGGCGCTTATGCTTATGCACGAGCCTGAGATTCTTTTTTTGGATGAGCCTACCATCGGGGTTGATGTGCTTGCCAAACGCAATATGCTGGAGTTTATCAAGAGTCTCAATCGGGAAAAGGGCGTTACGGTTATGATTACGAGTCACGATATGGATGAGCTGGAGCAGCTCGCGGGACGCATTGTGATGATCGATAAGGGCAATATCGCGTTTGATGGGGATTTTCGGGAGTTGCGCGGTCAATTTGGGGACCGCAGGCATCTCATTATTGAGACTGCCGATACGTCTCCGCCGCAACTTTCAGGCGTTCAATTTGTCGAGAGCGAAGACAATCGCCATCACTTTACGTTTGACGCGGCGCAAATATCGATACCCACTTTGCTCGATGAAGCGGCAGAGCAAACGACTATTCGCGATGTGGAAACACATCGCGCTCCGATTGATGATGTTATTGCAGATATGTATGAGTATTGGGATGGGGAAGGAGAGGAGGAATAG
- a CDS encoding septal ring lytic transglycosylase RlpA family protein has translation MALQNIAKHTKSTAYPTSSAACNPLRRIKISHLLCIFLCVSIMGCASHPRYRGKPITEKPKVSKPSKTTASPKYRSSQIGYTSYYAHKFHGRPTASGEIYDMNGLSAAHRELPLGTIIRVTHLSNGKSVVVKVNDRGPFVEGRILDLSLGAAKKLDMVNEGVARVKIEIVKSVN, from the coding sequence ATGGCATTGCAGAATATTGCAAAACACACGAAATCGACCGCATATCCGACCTCGTCGGCAGCATGCAACCCCCTGCGGCGCATTAAAATCTCCCATCTGCTCTGCATCTTCCTCTGCGTCTCTATCATGGGATGTGCATCGCACCCCCGCTATCGCGGCAAACCCATCACAGAAAAACCCAAAGTCTCCAAACCCTCCAAAACAACCGCGTCTCCAAAATACCGATCATCTCAAATAGGCTACACATCCTACTACGCGCACAAATTTCACGGACGGCCAACAGCCAGCGGTGAAATCTACGACATGAACGGCTTATCCGCCGCACACCGCGAATTGCCCCTTGGCACCATCATTCGCGTCACCCACCTAAGCAATGGCAAATCCGTCGTCGTCAAAGTAAATGACCGCGGCCCCTTCGTTGAAGGACGCATCCTCGACCTCTCCCTCGGCGCAGCCAAAAAACTGGACATGGTCAACGAAGGCGTCGCCCGAGTCAAAATCGAAATCGTCAAATCCGTCAATTAG
- a CDS encoding dihydroorotate dehydrogenase, with protein MSNSKQLDLSTKIAKRLTLKNPVIMASGTFGHGAEYASLFDLSKIGGIVTKTITYHPRAGNPPPRTAETPSGMLNAIGLTNPGIDAFIAEKVPPLAALNTGRIVSIAGTSDREFADMAARFNDLDGIDALELNISSPNMKDGGMLFGCSERAAHNVTRAVKAVSQLPIIVKLTPNVTDIAAIASAVEEGGADGIALINTLLGMAIDIDTRRPILGNITGGLSGPAIKPVALALLWKVVERVSIPVIGMGGIATARDAIEFLIIGASAIQVGTTTFVRPLAALEILDGIAEYCKTHEIDRISDLVGSMQPPAAH; from the coding sequence ATGTCCAACTCCAAACAATTAGACCTCTCGACAAAAATCGCCAAAAGGCTCACCCTCAAAAACCCCGTCATCATGGCATCGGGCACTTTTGGGCACGGCGCCGAATACGCGTCCCTCTTTGACCTGAGCAAAATCGGCGGCATCGTCACAAAAACCATCACCTATCACCCCCGGGCGGGCAACCCACCGCCGCGCACAGCCGAAACCCCATCCGGCATGCTCAACGCCATTGGCCTGACCAACCCGGGCATCGACGCATTCATCGCCGAAAAAGTCCCACCCCTCGCCGCGCTCAACACCGGACGCATCGTCAGCATAGCGGGAACATCGGACCGGGAATTTGCCGACATGGCCGCCCGATTCAACGACCTCGACGGCATAGACGCCCTCGAACTCAACATCTCATCGCCCAACATGAAAGACGGCGGCATGCTCTTTGGCTGTTCCGAGCGCGCCGCCCACAACGTAACCCGAGCCGTCAAAGCCGTATCGCAATTACCCATCATCGTCAAACTCACCCCAAACGTAACCGACATCGCCGCCATAGCCAGCGCAGTCGAAGAAGGCGGAGCAGACGGCATCGCCCTCATCAACACCCTGCTGGGCATGGCAATCGACATAGACACGCGCCGCCCCATCCTGGGAAATATCACGGGCGGTTTATCTGGCCCCGCGATCAAACCCGTCGCCCTCGCCCTGCTCTGGAAAGTCGTCGAACGGGTCTCTATCCCCGTCATCGGCATGGGCGGCATAGCCACAGCGCGCGACGCCATTGAATTCCTCATCATTGGCGCATCCGCCATACAGGTCGGAACCACGACCTTTGTTCGCCCCCTTGCAGCCCTGGAGATACTCGATGGCATTGCAGAATATTGCAAAACACACGAAATCGACCGCATATCCGACCTCGTCGGCAGCATGCAACCCCCTGCGGCGCATTAA
- a CDS encoding amidohydrolase family protein — protein MIIDAHNHIYYHGLNAEGVLNEMDQFGYDVAWLLTWYLPPGEHVASSHRVFNPVNARPDGTHAGTTLNDLSRACEKYPDRFVAGYCPCPSEGDAAGLFEAAYYSHGVRVCGEWSYRMLLNDPRAILLFRKAGALGAPVVLHIDTPFLNGVYQEYWYGGEIGALEQALQACPDTIFVGHAPGFWRHVSGDEATDAETYPSGEIVPGGRLFDLFAEYANLWADLSAGSGLNALQRMDDEGRDFLIEYQDRLLFGRDAPGNALQVHIDGLDLPQDVRRKIYCENALRLVPVEGA, from the coding sequence ATGATTATTGATGCGCACAATCACATTTATTATCACGGTTTGAATGCCGAGGGCGTGTTGAATGAGATGGATCAGTTCGGGTATGATGTGGCGTGGTTGCTTACGTGGTATTTGCCGCCGGGTGAGCATGTGGCGAGCAGCCATCGCGTGTTTAATCCGGTCAATGCGCGGCCCGATGGCACGCACGCGGGTACGACGTTGAATGATCTTTCGCGGGCGTGTGAGAAGTATCCGGATCGTTTTGTGGCGGGGTATTGTCCCTGTCCGTCGGAGGGTGATGCGGCAGGACTTTTTGAGGCGGCGTATTATTCGCATGGCGTTCGGGTGTGTGGGGAGTGGAGCTATCGGATGTTGTTGAACGATCCGCGTGCGATTTTGTTATTTCGCAAGGCGGGTGCGTTGGGCGCGCCAGTGGTTTTGCATATTGATACGCCGTTTTTGAATGGGGTGTATCAGGAGTATTGGTATGGCGGGGAGATTGGCGCGCTGGAGCAGGCGCTGCAGGCGTGTCCAGATACGATATTTGTCGGTCACGCGCCTGGGTTCTGGCGGCATGTGAGCGGGGATGAGGCGACGGATGCGGAGACATATCCTTCGGGTGAGATTGTGCCGGGTGGCCGTTTATTCGATTTGTTTGCAGAATATGCGAATCTCTGGGCGGATTTGTCAGCGGGTTCTGGTTTGAATGCGTTGCAGAGGATGGATGATGAGGGGCGAGATTTTTTGATTGAATATCAGGATCGTTTGTTGTTTGGGCGCGATGCTCCGGGGAATGCGTTGCAGGTGCATATAGATGGGTTGGATTTGCCGCAGGATGTCAGGCGGAAGATTTATTGCGAGAATGCACTGCGTCTGGTTCCTGTGGAGGGAGCATAA
- a CDS encoding sialidase family protein, with protein MKTHVYTSGQDGYHTYRIPALLVTKAGTLLAFCEGRRTGRGDHGDLDLLVKRSEDGGETWSEQLLIYGEPGEVTIGNPCPVVDGDTGVIWLPFCRENDDVFITHSGDDGKTWADPTEITAVVKKPSWNWYATGPGVGIQLQRGEHRGRLVIPCDHREDETYGNGSHAIYSDDHGATWQMSALITPGANECQVVELADGSLKMNIRMQTFSEGLRGISVSGDGGHSWSEVVHDANLPCPKCQASLIGEGDRLFFSNPVSLTPVESPEAGERFYPGKGRGERENMTVRLSEDGGETWVREKLLHEGPAAYSCLALLPEGDVGCLYEAGEEHSYQYLIFERFGI; from the coding sequence ATGAAGACACATGTCTATACCAGTGGACAAGATGGATATCACACGTATCGCATTCCCGCATTGCTGGTGACAAAGGCGGGGACACTGCTGGCGTTTTGCGAGGGGCGACGCACCGGGCGGGGAGATCACGGGGATCTCGATTTGTTGGTGAAGCGGTCAGAGGATGGTGGGGAGACGTGGTCTGAACAGTTGTTGATTTACGGTGAGCCTGGGGAGGTGACGATTGGCAATCCGTGTCCCGTGGTGGATGGTGATACGGGTGTGATCTGGTTGCCGTTTTGTCGAGAGAATGACGATGTGTTTATTACGCATAGTGGGGATGATGGGAAGACGTGGGCAGATCCCACGGAGATTACTGCGGTTGTGAAGAAGCCTTCGTGGAATTGGTATGCGACGGGTCCGGGCGTTGGTATTCAGTTGCAGCGGGGGGAACACAGGGGACGGCTGGTGATTCCGTGCGATCATCGGGAGGATGAGACTTATGGCAATGGTTCGCATGCGATTTACAGCGATGATCATGGGGCGACGTGGCAGATGAGCGCGTTGATTACACCGGGTGCGAATGAATGTCAGGTTGTGGAACTGGCGGATGGGTCGTTGAAGATGAATATTCGGATGCAGACGTTTAGCGAAGGGTTGCGGGGGATTTCGGTGAGTGGAGATGGGGGACACAGTTGGTCAGAGGTTGTACACGATGCGAATTTGCCGTGTCCGAAATGTCAGGCGAGTTTGATAGGCGAAGGCGACCGATTGTTTTTTTCAAATCCAGTGTCGCTCACGCCGGTAGAAAGTCCCGAAGCTGGGGAACGGTTTTATCCGGGTAAGGGACGCGGGGAGCGCGAGAATATGACTGTGCGTTTGAGCGAGGATGGCGGAGAGACGTGGGTCCGGGAAAAGTTGTTGCACGAGGGTCCAGCGGCGTATTCCTGTCTGGCTCTGTTACCCGAGGGCGATGTTGGGTGTTTGTATGAGGCGGGGGAAGAACATTCGTATCAGTATCTGATTTTTGAGCGGTTCGGGATATGA